A genomic region of Pseudomonas frederiksbergensis contains the following coding sequences:
- the rimP gene encoding ribosome maturation factor RimP translates to MSSKLEQLQALLAPVVVALGYECWGIEFSAQGRHSLLRVYIDKEGGVLVDDCAIVSRQISGVLDVEDPISVEYTLEVSSPGMERPLFTIEQFAKFAGEQVKIKLRSPFEGRRNFQGLLRGVEEQDVVVQVEDHEFLLPIDMIDKANIIPSFD, encoded by the coding sequence GTGTCGAGCAAGCTAGAACAGTTGCAGGCCTTGTTGGCCCCGGTGGTCGTGGCCCTTGGCTATGAATGCTGGGGTATTGAGTTTTCGGCTCAAGGTCGCCACTCACTGTTGCGCGTTTATATCGATAAAGAAGGCGGCGTACTGGTGGACGATTGCGCCATCGTCAGTCGTCAGATCAGCGGTGTGCTGGATGTTGAAGATCCGATCTCCGTTGAATACACCCTTGAAGTTTCCTCGCCTGGCATGGAACGCCCACTGTTCACCATCGAACAGTTTGCAAAATTTGCCGGTGAACAAGTGAAGATCAAGCTGCGTTCGCCTTTTGAAGGCCGACGTAACTTTCAGGGCCTTCTGCGCGGTGTAGAAGAACAGGATGTCGTGGTGCAGGTTGAAGACCATGAGTTCCTGTTGCCGATCGATATGATCGACAAGGCCAACATTATTCCCAGTTTTGACTGA
- the folP gene encoding dihydropteroate synthase, translating into MTLVQSSTRLPCGNRVLDLAHTHVMGILNVTPDSFSDGGRFSQLDAALRHAEAMVVAGATLIDVGGESTRPGARAVSPLEELERVAPIIERIHRELDVIISVDTSTPAVMRETARLGAGLINDVRSLRREGALDAAAATGLPVCLMHMLGEPGDMQDNPHYDDVTSEVGEFLAERMASCAAAGIPAERIILDPGFGFAKNLQHNLSLFKHMEALHVLGRPLLVGVSRKSMIGQALNRPVGERLHGGLALAALAVVKGAQILRVHDVAETVDVVRMITAVESAE; encoded by the coding sequence ATGACTCTTGTACAGTCCTCAACCCGGTTGCCTTGCGGCAACCGGGTTCTTGATTTGGCCCATACGCATGTCATGGGCATTCTCAATGTCACTCCCGATTCCTTCTCTGATGGTGGTCGCTTCAGCCAGCTCGATGCAGCTCTGCGACACGCTGAGGCGATGGTGGTTGCCGGTGCGACTCTCATTGATGTAGGCGGTGAATCGACCCGGCCTGGCGCGCGGGCGGTCTCGCCGCTCGAGGAGCTCGAGCGTGTGGCGCCGATCATCGAGCGGATTCATCGTGAACTGGATGTGATTATCTCGGTCGATACCTCGACACCTGCGGTCATGCGTGAAACTGCGCGTCTGGGAGCCGGTCTGATCAATGACGTGCGTTCGTTGCGTCGAGAGGGTGCGCTGGATGCGGCGGCGGCTACCGGATTGCCGGTGTGCCTGATGCATATGCTAGGTGAGCCGGGAGATATGCAGGATAATCCGCATTATGATGACGTGACGAGCGAGGTCGGTGAGTTTCTTGCCGAGCGTATGGCGTCGTGTGCTGCGGCCGGTATTCCCGCTGAACGGATCATTCTTGATCCGGGTTTCGGGTTTGCGAAAAATCTGCAGCACAATTTGAGTCTGTTCAAGCATATGGAAGCCCTGCATGTCTTGGGGCGGCCCCTGTTGGTTGGGGTTTCGCGAAAGAGCATGATCGGGCAGGCATTGAATCGCCCGGTGGGAGAGCGGCTGCATGGCGGTCTGGCTCTCGCGGCGTTGGCTGTCGTCAAGGGTGCGCAAATCTTGCGCGTGCATGACGTGGCCGAAACAGTGGATGTGGTACGGATGATCACTGCAGTTGAATCAGCCGAATAA
- a CDS encoding YhbY family RNA-binding protein — translation MPLTQEQKKQYKSIGHHLKPVLTVADNGLTEGVLAELERALGDHELIKIKLSILDRESRLAAIAELCKAGKADLVQVIGKMALIYRKNFSANKQLSNVHRFK, via the coding sequence ATGCCGCTCACTCAAGAGCAGAAGAAACAGTACAAATCCATTGGCCACCATCTGAAACCAGTTTTGACTGTGGCTGACAACGGTTTGACTGAAGGTGTTTTAGCCGAACTGGAACGCGCATTGGGCGATCATGAGCTGATCAAGATCAAGCTCAGCATCCTCGATCGCGAATCGCGCCTGGCAGCCATTGCAGAACTGTGCAAGGCCGGCAAAGCGGATCTGGTACAAGTCATCGGCAAGATGGCGCTGATTTACCGCAAGAACTTCAGCGCCAACAAGCAACTGTCGAACGTCCATCGCTTCAAGTGA
- the nusA gene encoding transcription termination factor NusA, which produces MSKEVLLVVESVSNEKGVPANVIFEALELALATATKKRFEDEVDLRVEINRHTGAYETFRRWTVVEEADLDDPAVETWPSKVSETHPGAKVGDVVEEKIESIEFGRIAAQTAKQVIVQKVREAERAQVVDAYRERLGEIISGTVKKVTRDNVIVDLGNNAEALLAREDIISRETFRVGVRLRALLKEIRTENRGPQLILSRTAPEMLIELFRIEVPEIAEGLIEVMAASRDPGSRAKIAVRSKDKRIDPQGACIGMRGSRVQAVSGELGGERVDIVLWDDNPAQFVINAMSPAEVAAIIVDEDAHAMDIAVGADNLAQAIGRGGQNVRLASQLTGWTLNVMTESDIQAKQQAETGDILRNFIDELEVDEDLAQVLVDEGFTSLEEIAYVPLEEMLNIDGFDEDTVNELRARAKDRLLTKAIATEEKLADAHPAEDLLSLEGMDKDLAMELAVRGVITREDLAEQSIDDLLDIDGIDDDRAGKLIMAARAHWFE; this is translated from the coding sequence ATGAGCAAAGAAGTACTGCTGGTTGTTGAGTCGGTATCCAATGAAAAGGGCGTACCGGCAAACGTAATTTTTGAAGCGCTGGAGCTGGCTCTGGCCACTGCTACCAAAAAGCGTTTTGAAGACGAAGTTGATCTGCGTGTGGAAATCAATCGCCACACCGGTGCTTATGAAACTTTCCGTCGCTGGACGGTAGTCGAAGAAGCAGACCTGGATGATCCGGCTGTTGAAACCTGGCCGAGCAAGGTTTCGGAAACGCATCCTGGCGCGAAGGTCGGTGATGTCGTTGAAGAAAAAATCGAGTCCATCGAGTTCGGCCGTATCGCTGCGCAGACTGCCAAGCAAGTTATCGTGCAGAAAGTCCGCGAAGCCGAGCGTGCTCAAGTCGTTGATGCCTACCGCGAGCGTCTGGGAGAAATTATCTCCGGCACCGTGAAGAAAGTAACCCGCGACAACGTGATTGTTGATCTGGGTAACAATGCTGAAGCGCTGCTGGCTCGTGAAGACATCATTTCTCGCGAAACTTTCCGGGTGGGTGTGCGCTTGCGTGCACTGCTCAAGGAAATCCGCACCGAGAACCGCGGCCCGCAGCTGATTCTGTCGCGTACTGCGCCGGAAATGCTGATCGAGTTGTTCCGCATCGAAGTGCCGGAAATCGCTGAAGGCCTGATCGAAGTAATGGCTGCGTCCCGTGACCCGGGCTCGCGCGCCAAGATCGCGGTCCGCTCCAAAGACAAACGCATCGACCCGCAAGGCGCTTGCATTGGTATGCGCGGTTCGCGCGTCCAGGCAGTGTCGGGCGAATTGGGCGGTGAGCGTGTGGATATCGTCCTGTGGGACGACAACCCGGCGCAGTTCGTGATCAACGCCATGTCCCCGGCTGAGGTTGCGGCAATTATCGTTGACGAAGATGCCCATGCAATGGACATCGCCGTTGGCGCAGACAATCTGGCTCAGGCCATCGGTCGTGGTGGTCAGAACGTGCGTCTGGCTAGCCAGTTGACTGGCTGGACCCTGAACGTGATGACCGAATCGGACATCCAGGCTAAGCAGCAAGCAGAAACCGGCGACATCCTGCGCAACTTCATCGACGAGCTGGAAGTCGACGAAGATCTGGCACAGGTGCTGGTTGATGAAGGCTTTACCAGCCTGGAAGAGATTGCCTACGTACCGTTGGAAGAAATGCTCAACATCGATGGCTTTGACGAAGACACCGTCAACGAGCTTCGCGCTCGGGCCAAGGATCGTTTGTTGACTAAAGCCATCGCTACTGAGGAAAAGCTGGCAGACGCCCATCCGGCCGAAGACCTGCTCTCGCTTGAGGGTATGGACAAGGATTTGGCGATGGAACTGGCGGTGCGCGGCGTAATTACCCGCGAAGACCTGGCCGAGCAGTCTATTGACGACCTGCTCGACATCGACGGCATTGACGATGATCGTGCCGGCAAGTTGATCATGGCCGCCCGAGCCCATTGGTTCGAGTAA
- a CDS encoding MFS transporter translates to MLWQLTQMLWVGGLWLLHIGLLPVLGRIGLAPLLIEEISGMLSALLVGFSAACVTFQVLVLVQAKGLVSLWRDIRGQLLLMALCASAMYFVVRIGWPQAQHWLLFSYLVLGFSGLLLVSQPVPGWGGRVREAHP, encoded by the coding sequence ATGCTTTGGCAACTGACTCAGATGTTATGGGTTGGCGGTCTGTGGTTGTTGCACATCGGTCTGCTGCCGGTGCTGGGCCGTATTGGCCTGGCGCCGCTGCTGATCGAAGAAATTTCAGGCATGCTGAGTGCGCTGCTGGTCGGGTTTTCAGCGGCGTGCGTTACTTTTCAGGTTTTGGTGCTGGTTCAGGCCAAGGGCCTTGTCAGTCTATGGCGCGATATTCGCGGGCAACTGCTATTGATGGCGCTATGCGCGAGTGCGATGTACTTCGTCGTACGAATCGGCTGGCCGCAGGCGCAGCACTGGTTGCTGTTCAGCTATCTTGTGCTGGGTTTTTCCGGGCTGCTGCTGGTATCGCAACCGGTGCCGGGATGGGGTGGCAGGGTGCGCGAAGCACACCCTTGA
- the secG gene encoding preprotein translocase subunit SecG, translated as MLETVVVVFHLLGALGVVALVLLQQGKGADAGASFGAGASNTVFGSQGSSTFLSKFTAILAAGFFITSLGLGYFAKEKAHQLTQVGLPNPAVLEVPKQKPASDDVPVLQEQKSATNATDVPPAQEQK; from the coding sequence ATGCTGGAAACAGTCGTAGTCGTTTTTCATCTGCTGGGCGCACTGGGCGTAGTTGCTCTCGTATTGCTGCAGCAGGGTAAAGGTGCGGATGCTGGCGCGTCTTTCGGAGCAGGTGCTTCAAATACTGTGTTCGGAAGCCAAGGTTCCTCTACCTTTCTTAGTAAGTTTACTGCTATACTTGCCGCAGGTTTCTTCATAACCAGCTTAGGGTTAGGTTACTTTGCTAAAGAGAAAGCTCATCAGCTGACTCAAGTAGGTTTACCAAACCCGGCGGTGTTGGAAGTTCCAAAGCAAAAACCGGCTTCTGATGATGTCCCGGTGCTTCAAGAGCAAAAGTCGGCAACCAATGCGACTGACGTACCTCCAGCTCAAGAGCAAAAGTAA
- the tpiA gene encoding triose-phosphate isomerase, whose amino-acid sequence MRRPMVAGNWKMHGTRASVAELINGLRHLALPSGVEVAVFPPCLYINQVIDGLEGKSISVGAQNSAVESVQGALTGEIAPSQLVDAGCSLVLVGHSERRQIMGERDGTLIRKFAAAQACGLTPVLCIGETLEQREAGKTLEVVGRQLGSIIEELGVGAFAKAVIAYEPVWAIGTGLTASPQQAQDVHAAIRAQLAAENSEVAQGVRLLYGGSVKAANAVELFGMPDIDGGLIGGASLNADEFGAICRAAGN is encoded by the coding sequence ATGCGTCGCCCTATGGTAGCTGGTAACTGGAAGATGCACGGTACCCGCGCCAGCGTCGCTGAGCTGATTAACGGCCTTCGTCATCTGGCCTTGCCGAGCGGTGTTGAAGTCGCGGTATTCCCGCCTTGCTTGTATATCAATCAAGTGATTGATGGCTTGGAAGGTAAGTCGATTTCGGTCGGCGCGCAGAACTCTGCGGTGGAGTCCGTGCAAGGTGCATTGACCGGTGAGATTGCACCGAGTCAGTTGGTGGATGCAGGTTGTTCCCTGGTGCTCGTTGGGCACTCCGAGCGTCGCCAGATCATGGGCGAGCGTGACGGGACGCTGATTCGCAAGTTTGCAGCGGCACAGGCATGTGGCTTGACTCCGGTGTTGTGCATAGGGGAGACCCTTGAGCAGCGTGAAGCCGGAAAAACTCTTGAGGTTGTCGGGCGTCAGCTGGGCAGCATCATCGAGGAGCTGGGTGTTGGTGCGTTTGCAAAAGCAGTAATCGCTTACGAGCCGGTCTGGGCCATTGGCACCGGGCTGACTGCTTCGCCGCAACAAGCGCAGGATGTGCATGCAGCCATTCGCGCGCAGTTGGCGGCAGAAAATTCTGAAGTCGCGCAAGGTGTGCGGCTTCTATACGGCGGCAGCGTGAAGGCGGCCAATGCGGTCGAACTGTTCGGCATGCCGGATATCGATGGGGGGCTCATTGGTGGAGCTTCCCTGAATGCAGATGAGTTCGGTGCGATTTGTCGCGCCGCGGGAAACTGA
- the greA gene encoding transcription elongation factor GreA yields the protein MTKYPMTVQGAKALEEEHAHLTKVVRPKLSQDIGTARELGDLKENAEYHAAREQQGMVEARIRDIEGRMQNAVIIDVTSIPHTGKVIFGTTVEIANVETDESVTYHIVGEDEADFKLGKISVSSPLARALIAKEEGDVVAVKTPSGVIEYEIVEVRHI from the coding sequence ATAACCAAGTACCCAATGACCGTTCAGGGCGCGAAAGCTCTGGAAGAAGAACATGCTCACCTGACCAAGGTCGTCCGTCCGAAGCTCAGCCAGGACATCGGTACGGCCCGCGAGTTGGGTGACTTGAAGGAAAACGCCGAATACCACGCTGCTCGCGAGCAGCAGGGTATGGTCGAGGCGCGGATCCGCGACATCGAAGGCCGCATGCAGAATGCGGTGATCATCGATGTCACGAGCATTCCTCATACCGGCAAAGTGATTTTCGGTACCACCGTTGAAATCGCCAACGTTGAAACGGATGAAAGCGTCACTTATCACATCGTGGGCGAGGATGAGGCTGACTTCAAACTCGGCAAGATCTCCGTCAGTTCGCCACTTGCTCGCGCCTTGATTGCCAAGGAAGAGGGTGATGTGGTGGCGGTCAAAACGCCTAGCGGCGTTATCGAGTACGAGATTGTCGAAGTCCGCCATATCTGA
- the rlmE gene encoding 23S rRNA (uridine(2552)-2'-O)-methyltransferase RlmE, translating into MARSKTSLKWLQEHFNDPFVKMAQKDGYRSRASYKLLEIQERDRLIRPGMSVIDLGAAPGGWSQVTSRLIGGQGTLIASDILEMDSIPDVTFIQGDFTEDAVLAQILEAVGKNEVDLVISDMAPNMSGLASVDMPRSMFLCELALDLATRVLKPGGDFLIKVFQGEGFDEYHKSVRQQFEKVMTRKPKSSRDRSREQYLLGRGFRGRSEE; encoded by the coding sequence GTGGCCCGTTCCAAGACAAGTCTTAAATGGCTGCAAGAGCATTTCAACGACCCATTCGTCAAAATGGCGCAAAAAGACGGGTATCGCTCCCGTGCCAGCTACAAGCTGCTGGAGATCCAGGAAAGAGACCGTTTGATCCGTCCGGGCATGAGCGTAATCGACCTGGGCGCCGCCCCGGGTGGGTGGTCCCAAGTGACCAGTCGTCTGATTGGTGGGCAAGGTACGCTGATCGCTTCCGACATTCTGGAAATGGACAGCATCCCTGATGTGACCTTTATTCAGGGCGACTTCACCGAGGATGCCGTGCTGGCGCAGATTCTCGAAGCTGTCGGAAAAAACGAGGTGGACCTTGTGATTTCCGATATGGCCCCCAATATGAGTGGATTGGCGTCTGTAGATATGCCGCGATCGATGTTCCTGTGCGAGTTGGCGCTGGATCTTGCGACTCGGGTGTTGAAGCCAGGTGGTGATTTTTTGATCAAGGTCTTCCAGGGTGAAGGCTTCGACGAATACCACAAGAGTGTTCGCCAGCAGTTCGAAAAGGTCATGACGCGCAAGCCTAAATCGTCGCGCGATCGGTCTCGTGAGCAGTACCTGCTGGGCCGTGGTTTCCGTGGTCGTAGCGAGGAATAA
- the glmM gene encoding phosphoglucosamine mutase produces MTKKYFGTDGIRGRVGEYPITPEFMLKLGWAAGMAFRSKGACKVLVGKDTRISGYMFESALEAGLTSAGADVMLLGPMPTPAIAYLTRTFHAEAGIVISASHNPHDDNGIKFFSGQGTKLPDDVELMIEELLDMPMTVVESSKIGKVSRINDASGRYIEFCKSSVPTGTNFAGLKIVIDCAHGATYKVAPSVFRELGAQVTVLSAQPDGLNINHNCGSTHMGQLQAAVVAEHADLGIAFDGDGDRVLMVDHTGAIVDGDELLFIIARDLHECAKLQGGVVGTLMSNLGLELALADLGIPFVRANVGDRYVIAELLERKWLVGGENSGHVVCFSHTTTGDAIIAALQVLMSLKRRCEGLAQSRQALRKCPQVLINVRFGGGANPVEHAAVKEASERVTKAMAGRGRVLLRKSGTEPLVRVMVEGEDETLVRGYAEELAKLVGEVSA; encoded by the coding sequence ATGACTAAGAAGTATTTTGGCACCGACGGCATTCGTGGTCGGGTCGGCGAGTATCCGATTACCCCTGAGTTCATGCTCAAGCTCGGTTGGGCCGCGGGCATGGCCTTTCGCAGTAAGGGCGCTTGCAAGGTTCTGGTCGGCAAGGACACTCGAATCTCTGGTTATATGTTCGAATCGGCGCTTGAGGCCGGGCTTACCTCCGCCGGGGCTGACGTCATGCTGTTGGGGCCGATGCCTACTCCGGCTATCGCCTATTTGACACGTACCTTCCATGCGGAAGCCGGGATTGTGATCAGTGCTTCGCACAATCCACATGACGATAACGGCATCAAGTTCTTCTCCGGTCAGGGCACGAAACTGCCGGACGATGTTGAGCTGATGATCGAAGAGTTGCTCGATATGCCGATGACAGTGGTTGAGTCGAGCAAGATCGGCAAGGTCTCGCGAATCAACGACGCCTCTGGTCGTTACATCGAGTTCTGCAAAAGCAGCGTGCCAACCGGTACCAATTTCGCCGGTCTGAAAATTGTGATCGACTGCGCACACGGTGCCACCTATAAGGTGGCTCCGAGTGTTTTCCGTGAGTTGGGCGCGCAGGTGACGGTGCTTTCTGCGCAGCCTGATGGCCTGAACATCAATCACAATTGCGGTTCGACCCATATGGGGCAATTGCAGGCAGCTGTAGTGGCTGAGCACGCCGACCTGGGGATTGCCTTCGATGGTGATGGTGATCGGGTGTTGATGGTTGATCACACCGGCGCGATCGTCGATGGCGACGAGTTGCTATTCATCATTGCGCGCGATCTGCATGAGTGTGCCAAGTTGCAGGGTGGTGTGGTTGGAACCTTGATGAGTAACCTGGGGTTGGAGTTGGCCCTGGCTGATCTGGGGATTCCTTTTGTGCGGGCCAACGTTGGTGATCGCTATGTGATCGCCGAGCTGCTTGAGCGTAAATGGCTGGTGGGCGGTGAAAACTCCGGCCACGTCGTGTGCTTCAGTCATACCACTACGGGTGATGCGATTATCGCTGCGTTGCAGGTGTTGATGTCGCTGAAGCGCCGTTGCGAAGGTCTCGCGCAATCGCGTCAGGCGCTACGCAAGTGCCCTCAGGTTTTGATCAATGTGCGTTTCGGTGGTGGTGCAAATCCGGTCGAGCATGCGGCGGTCAAAGAGGCCAGCGAGCGTGTCACCAAGGCTATGGCAGGGCGTGGTCGCGTGTTGTTGCGCAAGTCTGGCACAGAGCCGCTGGTGCGGGTCATGGTCGAAGGCGAGGACGAAACCCTGGTTCGTGGTTACGCCGAAGAGCTGGCAAAATTGGTTGGTGAAGTTTCTGCCTGA
- the ftsH gene encoding ATP-dependent zinc metalloprotease FtsH, with protein sequence MAKNLILWLIIAAVLVTVMNNFSSPNEPQTLNYSDFIQQVKDGKVERVAVDGYVITGKRNDGDSFKTIRPAIQDNGLIGDLVDNHVVVEGKQPEQQSIWTQLLVASFPILVIIAVFMFFMRQMQGGAGGKGGPMSFGKSKARLLSEDQVKTTLADVAGCDEAKEEVGELVEFLRDPGKFQRLGGRIPRGVLMVGPPGTGKTLLAKAIAGEAKVPFFTISGSDFVEMFVGVGASRVRDMFEQAKKHAPCIIFIDEIDAVGRHRGAGMGGGHDEREQTLNQLLVEMDGFEMNDGIIVIAATNRPDVLDPALLRPGRFDRQVVVGLPDIRGREQILKVHMRKVPMGDDVAPAVIARGTPGFSGADLANLVNEASLFAARTGKRVVEMKEFELAKDKIMMGAERKSMVMSEKEKQNTAYHEAGHAIVGRVVPEHDPVYKVSIIPRGRALGVTMFLPEEDRYSLSKRALISQICSLYGGRIAEEMTLGFDGVTTGASNDIMRASQIARNMVTKWGLSEKLGPLMYAEEEGEVFLGRGGGGQHASFSGETAKLIDSEVRSIIDQCYGTAKQILTDNRDKLDAMADALMKYETIDAEQIDDIMAGRTPREPRDWSGGTGTPPVVQEERPETPIGGPAADV encoded by the coding sequence ATGGCAAAGAATCTGATCCTGTGGTTGATCATCGCGGCTGTCCTCGTGACGGTGATGAACAACTTCTCCAGCCCTAACGAGCCGCAGACCCTCAACTATTCCGACTTCATCCAGCAGGTCAAGGATGGCAAGGTCGAGCGTGTAGCCGTGGACGGCTATGTCATTACTGGCAAGCGCAATGATGGCGACAGCTTCAAGACCATTCGTCCGGCCATTCAGGATAACGGTCTGATTGGCGACCTGGTGGATAACCACGTAGTCGTTGAAGGCAAGCAGCCTGAACAGCAAAGCATCTGGACTCAACTCCTGGTCGCAAGCTTCCCGATCCTGGTGATCATCGCCGTCTTCATGTTCTTCATGCGGCAGATGCAGGGCGGTGCCGGTGGCAAGGGCGGACCGATGAGCTTCGGCAAGAGCAAGGCACGCCTGCTCTCCGAAGATCAGGTGAAAACCACCCTGGCTGACGTTGCCGGTTGCGACGAAGCCAAGGAAGAAGTGGGCGAGCTGGTCGAGTTCCTGCGTGATCCGGGCAAGTTCCAGCGCTTGGGTGGTCGCATTCCTCGCGGCGTACTGATGGTGGGTCCACCGGGTACCGGTAAAACCCTGTTGGCCAAAGCCATTGCTGGTGAAGCCAAAGTACCGTTTTTCACCATCTCCGGTTCCGACTTCGTCGAAATGTTCGTTGGTGTGGGTGCCAGCCGTGTTCGCGATATGTTCGAGCAGGCGAAAAAACACGCACCTTGCATCATCTTCATCGATGAAATCGACGCTGTCGGTCGTCATCGTGGTGCTGGCATGGGCGGTGGTCACGACGAGCGCGAACAGACTCTCAACCAGTTGCTGGTAGAGATGGATGGCTTCGAAATGAATGACGGCATCATCGTCATCGCCGCTACCAACCGTCCTGACGTACTTGACCCTGCGCTGCTGCGTCCAGGCCGTTTTGACCGTCAGGTTGTCGTGGGGCTGCCGGACATTCGTGGTCGTGAGCAAATCCTGAAAGTTCACATGCGCAAAGTGCCAATGGGTGACGATGTTGCTCCAGCGGTTATTGCGCGTGGTACGCCTGGCTTCTCTGGTGCCGACCTGGCCAACCTGGTGAACGAGGCTTCGCTGTTCGCTGCCCGTACCGGCAAGCGCGTTGTCGAGATGAAAGAGTTCGAACTGGCCAAAGACAAGATCATGATGGGCGCCGAGCGCAAATCGATGGTCATGTCCGAGAAAGAAAAGCAGAACACCGCTTATCACGAAGCCGGTCACGCTATCGTTGGTCGCGTCGTGCCTGAGCATGATCCGGTCTACAAGGTCTCGATCATTCCGCGTGGCCGTGCGCTGGGTGTGACCATGTTCCTGCCCGAAGAAGACCGTTACAGCCTGTCCAAGCGAGCGTTGATCAGCCAGATCTGTTCGCTGTACGGCGGCCGTATTGCTGAAGAGATGACTCTGGGCTTCGACGGTGTCACCACCGGTGCCTCCAACGACATCATGCGTGCCAGCCAGATTGCACGGAACATGGTCACCAAGTGGGGCTTGTCGGAAAAACTGGGTCCATTGATGTATGCCGAAGAAGAAGGTGAAGTGTTCCTCGGTCGTGGCGGCGGAGGTCAACACGCCAGCTTCTCGGGCGAGACTGCCAAGCTGATCGACTCTGAAGTGCGCAGCATCATTGATCAGTGCTACGGCACGGCCAAGCAGATCCTGACGGATAATCGCGACAAGCTCGACGCCATGGCTGATGCACTGATGAAGTACGAAACCATTGATGCCGAACAGATTGATGACATCATGGCTGGTCGCACACCGCGTGAGCCTCGTGACTGGTCGGGCGGCACCGGTACTCCTCCTGTTGTACAGGAAGAGCGTCCGGAAACCCCGATCGGTGGTCCGGCCGCCGACGTCTAA